A stretch of Ectothiorhodospiraceae bacterium BW-2 DNA encodes these proteins:
- a CDS encoding GAK system CofD-like protein, whose protein sequence is MSSHHCSVTLCRRITIPDQLRLERYQRAPELAPSLLFFSGGSALLPLSRVLKRYSHNSIHLVTPFDSGGSSATLRQAFNMPSIGDLRSRLMALADDTITGHPEVYRLFNHRFATTDSDKRLHRELKRLIDGRNPLIHSISNPMRRLIRNQLGFFYEAMPAQFKLQGASIGNLILTGGYLNNHRHLEPIIFLFSKLVAARGTVKATVSDHLHLAATLADGSRVIGQHQLTGKEAPPLRSPIETLSLVHPHHPTQEASCKISKRTRKLIQSAELICYPPGSFYSSLIANLLPEGVGATLAASPSPKIYIPNLGADPEQIGLSLNDQVTLLLHYLRRGLPHSITNHQLLNTVLIDSERGSYGSHLSTNLMRKYGIQMIDTRLISRKSAPYYDPERLTRALLSLV, encoded by the coding sequence ATGTCATCACACCACTGCTCTGTCACACTCTGCCGCCGCATTACCATTCCAGACCAGCTCCGACTGGAGCGCTACCAACGCGCCCCTGAACTCGCCCCATCCCTACTCTTTTTCAGTGGGGGCTCGGCACTGCTGCCGCTCAGTCGGGTGCTGAAACGCTACAGCCACAACTCTATCCATCTGGTCACCCCGTTTGACTCTGGGGGTAGTTCGGCCACACTACGCCAAGCGTTCAATATGCCCTCTATCGGCGATCTGCGCAGCCGACTCATGGCCCTAGCCGACGATACCATTACCGGACACCCAGAGGTCTATCGCCTCTTTAACCACCGCTTTGCGACCACCGATAGCGACAAACGGCTACATCGAGAACTCAAGCGACTCATCGATGGCCGCAATCCCCTCATACATTCGATCTCCAATCCGATGCGGCGCCTAATTCGTAACCAGCTCGGCTTTTTTTATGAGGCGATGCCGGCGCAGTTTAAGCTACAAGGGGCCAGCATCGGTAATCTGATTCTAACCGGCGGTTATCTCAATAATCATCGCCACCTAGAGCCGATTATCTTCCTCTTCTCCAAGCTAGTCGCGGCACGGGGCACCGTAAAAGCGACCGTTAGCGACCACCTCCACCTCGCCGCTACGCTAGCCGATGGCAGTCGAGTTATCGGCCAGCACCAACTGACCGGCAAAGAGGCCCCTCCGCTCCGCTCACCTATTGAGACGCTATCGCTAGTTCACCCCCACCATCCGACTCAGGAGGCGAGTTGTAAAATCAGCAAACGCACCCGTAAACTGATTCAGAGTGCGGAGCTAATCTGCTACCCCCCCGGCAGCTTCTACAGCAGCCTCATCGCCAACCTCCTCCCCGAAGGGGTAGGGGCGACCCTTGCTGCTAGCCCCAGCCCCAAAATCTACATTCCTAACTTAGGTGCCGATCCTGAGCAGATCGGGCTGTCGCTTAACGATCAGGTGACGCTGCTGCTCCACTATCTGCGTCGCGGGCTACCCCACTCGATCACTAACCATCAACTGCTCAATACGGTACTTATCGACAGCGAGCGTGGCAGCTATGGCTCCCACCTCTCCACCAATTTAATGCGCAAATATGGCATTCAAATGATCGATACCCGTCTTATTAGCCGTAAAAGCGCCCCCTACTACGATCCAGAACGGCTCACTCGGGCACTACTATCGCTGGTATAG
- a CDS encoding GAK system ATP-grasp enzyme, producing the protein MSRVAVIGIPGSWSTETLADAVEASGRERIVVDMGEVVADMQQGTLLFQGIDLCQLDGLLVKKISADYSPHTLDRLELLRLAEAAGVRVFSPAIEILRLVDRLSCTTTLRNGAIPMPPTTLCESIPQAVATIQRYGEAVLKPLYSTKARGMVLLHADEGETALTEKLHHYQRLHPLLYIQQKIALPGRDLGMVFMGGEYLGTYTRIKPEGSWNSTIHSGGRYGAYEATAELIELAQRAQALFKLDFTTVDIVETAAGPMVFEVSAFGGFRGLKEGLGIDVAERYVDYVLQQLKRS; encoded by the coding sequence ATGAGTAGAGTGGCAGTTATCGGCATTCCCGGCAGCTGGTCAACCGAAACCCTTGCCGATGCGGTCGAGGCCAGTGGTCGCGAGCGCATTGTGGTCGATATGGGGGAGGTGGTCGCCGATATGCAGCAGGGGACGCTGCTGTTTCAGGGGATTGATCTATGCCAATTGGATGGCCTGCTGGTAAAAAAAATCAGTGCTGACTACTCCCCCCACACTCTCGATCGGTTGGAGCTACTCCGACTAGCCGAAGCTGCTGGGGTGCGAGTATTTAGTCCTGCCATCGAGATATTGCGTCTAGTTGATCGCCTTAGCTGTACGACGACCCTTCGTAACGGCGCTATCCCCATGCCACCGACCACCCTCTGCGAATCGATACCGCAGGCGGTCGCGACGATTCAGCGCTACGGCGAGGCGGTACTCAAACCGCTCTACTCGACGAAAGCACGCGGGATGGTGCTGCTCCATGCCGATGAGGGCGAGACGGCTCTCACCGAGAAGTTACACCACTACCAGCGACTCCATCCGCTACTCTATATTCAACAAAAAATAGCGCTGCCGGGGAGAGATTTGGGCATGGTCTTTATGGGGGGGGAGTATCTCGGCACCTATACCCGTATTAAGCCGGAGGGTAGCTGGAACTCGACTATCCATAGTGGCGGTCGCTACGGTGCCTATGAGGCAACAGCGGAGCTGATTGAGCTGGCTCAACGCGCCCAAGCGCTCTTTAAGCTCGACTTTACTACCGTCGATATCGTCGAAACCGCCGCTGGCCCGATGGTCTTTGAGGTCTCGGCCTTTGGCGGTTTTCGTGGTCTCAAAGAGGGGTTGGGCATAGATGTCGCCGAGCGCTATGTTGACTATGTCCTACAGCAGCTAAAGAGATCATAG
- a CDS encoding HprK-related kinase B, with translation MIVVVKSPYTSAEFAAYLHRSAPPLLDERPLLFTLHQRPLLIQSNAPKLLQQLQRYFGSYITLPSPEQQSSATPRITLLEAPPFSGDPALPLQVWPHEAGKQGRKEAWFDLSDGRLIHKVRSGVLFLQHPHHLTAFGPCLAHESQIINFILVQSMNSLQQQGWLICHASGLDRNGEGLAIAGVSGGGKSTLMLKLLEEESIRFVSNDRLFLRRDSHGIPIARGIPKLPRINPGTIIHNRRLQPLLSASRREQLRQLPSAELRQLEEKYDVDIERFYGQGRMRDSTTLRRLLLLNWSPRQGEALRLQPVDLEQRQELLKGIMKSPGPFFHTTEGHYQQPRDEIAIAPYLQQLQGVEIYEATGTIDFEKLQQLCYQQLI, from the coding sequence ATCATAGTTGTCGTGAAGAGTCCCTATACCAGTGCCGAATTTGCCGCCTATCTGCACCGTAGCGCCCCGCCGCTGCTCGATGAGAGGCCGCTACTATTCACGCTCCACCAGCGACCACTACTCATTCAGAGCAACGCCCCGAAACTACTCCAGCAACTACAGCGCTACTTCGGCTCCTATATCACCCTCCCCTCACCTGAACAGCAGAGTAGCGCAACGCCCCGCATCACCCTGCTAGAGGCTCCCCCCTTTAGTGGCGATCCCGCCCTGCCGTTACAGGTGTGGCCACACGAGGCGGGAAAACAGGGCCGTAAGGAGGCGTGGTTTGATCTGAGCGATGGCCGCCTCATCCATAAGGTGCGCAGCGGGGTACTGTTTCTACAACACCCACACCACCTGACAGCCTTCGGCCCCTGTCTAGCCCATGAGAGTCAAATCATTAACTTCATTTTAGTACAGTCGATGAACAGCTTGCAGCAGCAGGGGTGGCTTATTTGTCACGCTAGCGGGCTAGATCGCAACGGCGAAGGGCTAGCGATTGCCGGGGTGTCCGGTGGCGGCAAATCGACCCTCATGCTCAAACTGCTAGAGGAGGAGTCGATCCGTTTTGTCAGTAATGATCGCCTCTTTCTGCGCCGCGATAGCCACGGCATCCCTATCGCAAGAGGCATACCCAAACTACCTCGAATCAACCCGGGCACCATTATCCACAATCGACGACTCCAGCCGCTGCTCTCGGCATCGAGGCGCGAGCAGCTACGACAGCTCCCCTCTGCCGAGCTGCGCCAACTGGAGGAGAAGTACGATGTCGATATAGAGCGATTTTATGGCCAAGGGCGCATGAGAGACTCTACCACACTGCGTCGGCTACTCCTGCTTAACTGGTCGCCCCGACAGGGGGAGGCACTACGGCTACAGCCGGTTGATCTCGAACAGCGTCAAGAGCTGCTCAAAGGGATCATGAAATCTCCCGGCCCCTTTTTTCATACCACCGAGGGGCATTACCAGCAGCCTCGGGATGAGATAGCGATCGCCCCCTATCTACAACAGCTACAGGGTGTTGAGATCTATGAGGCGACAGGAACTATCGATTTTGAGAAGCTACAGCAGCTCTGTTACCAACAACTGATTTAA
- a CDS encoding NUDIX domain-containing protein — protein sequence MRIRPAYYYTQSAVIPYRYHKGALQILIVSSSKNHHWVIPKGIKEPGMTPPQSAAQEAYEEAGVRGKVKSKILGSYHYPKWEAVCRVDVYAMEVTDVLEKSQWEESHRQRQWVSPSQAADQLREKALAPMIKKLEPQLK from the coding sequence ATGCGGATTCGACCCGCCTACTACTATACCCAGTCGGCCGTTATCCCCTACCGTTATCATAAAGGGGCGCTACAGATATTAATTGTCAGCTCCAGTAAAAATCACCACTGGGTGATCCCTAAGGGTATTAAAGAGCCCGGCATGACGCCACCGCAATCAGCAGCCCAAGAGGCGTACGAGGAGGCTGGCGTACGCGGTAAGGTCAAATCGAAGATACTAGGGAGCTACCACTACCCGAAGTGGGAGGCGGTGTGTCGCGTCGATGTCTATGCGATGGAGGTAACGGATGTCTTGGAGAAGTCGCAGTGGGAGGAGAGTCACCGTCAACGACAGTGGGTCTCCCCCAGTCAAGCAGCAGATCAGCTACGAGAGAAGGCTCTCGCCCCCATGATCAAAAAACTGGAGCCGCAACTGAAGTGA
- a CDS encoding metallophosphoesterase — MSNYSPRPPHYSGLKWLQTPLPTTIEPWLEGKKWSLRQRSSSHKKAQQQLQQQLERYPWRWPTHPIHFITDLHADAEALSASLVASGRVKRLGSRATDIKLKKGVRDDEFLIGGDCFDKGPSNLQLLRTLKKLKSQGARLAILAGNHDIRVLLGMRYATNRENPGHEHLFIRMGTKVIPLLSELERYYLRYPHALRDTPSNRRCRRELFPSPQWFKQFPAYAKATLTTKTIAKELERIEEKMATFEQQLQQADLTLRQVYAAILIWRKLFCSKKGEFHWFYHTMRLAVRRGSMLFLHAGIDDQTALHIKHHGVKALNLQFKQQLYGDNAFEFYYGHIANTIRTKYRPVDKPLSLRGTDTLHQSHIHLLVHGHRNLLHGQRLVLRKGILHLECDTTLDRNSRQKEGLTGVGAAVTTIDPAGTIFGISNDYPRIKLLQPQQLLT; from the coding sequence ATGTCAAACTATTCGCCCCGCCCCCCCCACTATAGTGGTCTAAAGTGGCTACAAACACCCCTACCCACCACTATCGAGCCGTGGTTGGAGGGCAAGAAATGGTCGCTAAGACAGCGCTCTAGCAGCCATAAAAAGGCACAACAGCAGCTACAGCAGCAGCTCGAACGCTACCCTTGGCGCTGGCCGACCCACCCGATCCACTTTATTACCGATCTCCACGCCGATGCCGAAGCGTTATCGGCCTCTCTGGTCGCCTCGGGCCGAGTTAAACGGCTCGGCAGTCGCGCCACAGACATTAAGTTAAAAAAAGGCGTTCGTGATGACGAGTTTCTCATCGGCGGGGACTGTTTTGATAAGGGACCGAGCAATCTACAACTACTTCGTACCCTAAAAAAACTTAAATCTCAGGGGGCTAGATTGGCGATTCTGGCCGGCAATCACGATATTAGGGTGCTGTTAGGCATGCGCTATGCGACGAATCGGGAGAATCCTGGTCACGAGCATCTATTTATTCGTATGGGCACCAAGGTCATCCCACTGTTAAGCGAGCTTGAGCGCTACTATCTGCGCTATCCACACGCTCTGCGCGATACGCCATCTAATAGGCGCTGCCGCCGCGAGCTATTTCCCTCGCCCCAGTGGTTTAAACAGTTTCCCGCCTATGCCAAAGCAACGCTTACGACCAAAACCATCGCCAAGGAGCTAGAGCGAATTGAGGAGAAGATGGCCACCTTCGAACAGCAGTTACAACAGGCGGATCTCACTCTGCGTCAAGTCTATGCCGCTATCTTAATATGGCGCAAACTCTTCTGCTCTAAAAAGGGGGAGTTCCACTGGTTCTATCACACCATGCGATTAGCTGTTCGTCGCGGTTCGATGCTCTTTCTCCACGCCGGTATCGATGATCAGACCGCGCTCCATATCAAGCACCACGGTGTTAAGGCACTTAACTTACAGTTTAAGCAGCAACTCTATGGCGATAACGCCTTTGAGTTCTACTACGGCCATATCGCCAATACCATTCGTACTAAATATCGACCCGTTGATAAGCCGCTCTCGCTTCGCGGTACCGATACGCTCCATCAGAGCCATATCCACCTGCTAGTTCATGGCCATCGCAATCTGTTGCACGGCCAGCGACTGGTGCTGCGCAAAGGCATTTTACATTTAGAGTGTGATACCACCCTCGACCGTAACTCGCGCCAAAAAGAGGGGTTAACTGGGGTAGGCGCTGCGGTCACCACCATCGATCCGGCCGGTACGATTTTTGGTATTAGTAACGACTACCCGCGGATTAAACTACTACAGCCACAACAGCTACTAACATAG
- a CDS encoding amphi-Trp domain-containing protein, whose protein sequence is MKRSKSSTFRHQSLQDSDSIATILSALQEGFAKGKLVLSDESGEIKLTPSGLLNVKLSADEEEHRHKLTLRISWQSPSQLPAKKGSLKVE, encoded by the coding sequence ATGAAGCGCAGTAAAAGTAGTACTTTTCGCCACCAATCACTGCAAGATAGCGACTCCATTGCCACTATTCTCTCAGCTCTACAGGAGGGATTTGCTAAGGGGAAGCTGGTGTTAAGTGATGAGAGTGGCGAGATAAAACTCACCCCCTCAGGGCTGCTAAATGTCAAACTTAGCGCCGATGAGGAAGAGCATCGTCACAAACTCACTCTGCGTATTAGCTGGCAGAGTCCTAGTCAATTACCAGCCAAAAAAGGGAGTTTAAAGGTCGAATGA
- a CDS encoding DUF4198 domain-containing protein — protein sequence MSCIVGMTRRLWLASLLLTAPLATAHDFWIEPTPASVTAGESVSLALWVGQHFQGTTQPYIPAWFRRFEHFAPDGSRSPIVGSELGDDPAARLTLSQLGSHWIIYSSEFSTAKMDRETFTDYVMERGLEYAVKGVDPSSILYPVSDRYRRCAKALIRAASDHDHGRSHSAILNQPLGLELELVLLNYPLSSEDNSNTIELQLLYQDRPLSGVTVTAQRRSLPKQRRKEQSDSHGRISFTSIEADDWLFSAVHLYPHRGSSGSGSDWESLWASLRLTIAD from the coding sequence ATGAGCTGCATAGTTGGTATGACTCGACGACTCTGGCTAGCGTCGCTGCTGCTAACCGCCCCGCTCGCCACAGCGCACGATTTCTGGATAGAGCCTACGCCCGCCTCTGTCACGGCCGGAGAGTCGGTCTCGCTGGCTCTTTGGGTCGGACAACATTTTCAGGGCACAACTCAACCCTATATCCCCGCTTGGTTTCGCCGTTTTGAACATTTCGCCCCCGACGGCAGCCGCTCACCAATCGTAGGGAGTGAGCTAGGCGATGATCCGGCTGCTCGGCTCACCCTGTCGCAGCTGGGGAGCCACTGGATTATCTACAGCAGTGAATTTAGCACCGCTAAGATGGATCGGGAAACTTTTACTGACTATGTGATGGAACGGGGACTTGAGTATGCCGTTAAGGGCGTTGATCCCTCTTCCATACTCTATCCGGTGAGTGATCGCTATCGTCGTTGTGCTAAGGCGCTGATTCGTGCCGCTAGTGATCATGATCATGGTCGTAGCCACAGCGCCATACTCAACCAGCCGCTAGGGTTAGAGCTAGAGTTGGTGTTACTAAACTATCCTCTCTCATCGGAGGATAATAGCAATACCATTGAGCTGCAACTGCTCTATCAGGATAGGCCATTAAGTGGGGTAACGGTGACGGCTCAGAGGCGTTCACTTCCTAAACAGAGACGCAAAGAGCAGAGTGATAGTCACGGTCGGATCAGTTTTACCTCAATTGAGGCCGATGATTGGCTCTTTAGTGCGGTTCATCTCTACCCTCATAGGGGCAGCAGCGGTAGCGGAAGTGATTGGGAGAGTCTTTGGGCAAGTTTGCGGCTTACTATTGCCGATTGA
- a CDS encoding ABC transporter ATP-binding protein/permease, with the protein MRTFHTEPPREDCRDLDTLKSLLPYLWDYRGRAGLALLFLVLSKTAIVGVPLMMKEIVDYLDSDTVAELALPISLLVAYGVLRLAGSLFNELRDVVFARVRHGTMKQLSLRALDQLHRLSLRYHLERKTGALARDMERGARSAASLLNFMLFNIIPTLVELLLVALIMLQQYTPWFAIITLAIVVVYILTTFKITAWRMQFRHKMNALDSEANSIAIDSLINYETVKYFNNEIYENRRYRQTLTQWEDAAVMSQTTMSGLNIAQGALIALGVSMIMVLAAEGVINGDMSMGDLVLVNALMLQVFIPLNFLGVVYSQVKHALSDMAQMFELMQKIPDIVDAPDATELEVGRGEIIFNRVSFHYQPERPILKQISLRVEPGKKVAVVGHSGSGKSTLARLLYRFYDIQQGEITINGTDIRRVTQESLRRVIGIVPQDTVLFNDTIAYNIGYANPEAEREAIIAAAKAADIDNFITSLPDGYETMVGERGLKLSGGEKQRIAIARAILKRPQILIFDEATSSLDSRSEQSILHSLRQLASHHATLVIAHRLSTIVDADEILVMSQGEIIERGSHAELLGYHGHYAGLWQLQRQQAEKS; encoded by the coding sequence ATGCGTACCTTTCATACCGAACCGCCGCGTGAGGATTGCCGCGATCTCGACACCCTAAAATCGCTGCTACCCTATCTGTGGGACTATCGTGGCCGAGCTGGGCTGGCGCTACTGTTTTTGGTGCTCTCGAAAACGGCTATCGTCGGTGTACCGTTAATGATGAAGGAGATCGTTGACTATCTCGATAGCGATACAGTGGCCGAGCTGGCACTGCCGATCTCGCTACTGGTTGCCTATGGGGTATTGCGGCTAGCCGGATCGCTCTTTAATGAGCTACGAGATGTCGTCTTTGCCCGAGTTCGGCACGGCACCATGAAACAGCTCTCGCTGCGAGCGCTAGATCAGCTCCACCGGCTCTCGCTGCGCTACCATCTGGAGCGCAAAACCGGAGCCTTGGCACGGGATATGGAGCGAGGTGCCCGCAGCGCCGCCTCTCTGCTCAACTTTATGCTATTCAACATTATTCCAACGCTGGTGGAGCTACTGCTAGTGGCGCTAATTATGTTGCAGCAGTACACCCCATGGTTTGCGATCATTACCTTAGCGATCGTGGTGGTCTATATCTTGACTACCTTTAAAATCACCGCATGGCGGATGCAGTTTCGTCATAAGATGAATGCGCTCGATTCAGAGGCAAACTCAATTGCGATTGATAGCCTCATTAACTACGAGACCGTTAAATATTTTAATAATGAAATCTACGAAAATCGGCGCTATCGTCAGACATTAACGCAGTGGGAAGATGCAGCGGTGATGAGCCAAACGACAATGTCGGGGCTCAACATCGCCCAAGGAGCGCTCATCGCACTCGGGGTAAGCATGATTATGGTGCTCGCTGCCGAGGGGGTGATTAACGGCGACATGAGTATGGGCGATCTGGTGCTGGTTAACGCACTAATGCTGCAGGTCTTTATCCCGCTCAATTTCTTAGGTGTGGTCTATAGTCAGGTAAAACACGCCCTCTCCGATATGGCGCAGATGTTTGAGCTAATGCAAAAAATACCAGACATTGTCGATGCGCCCGATGCGACCGAGCTAGAGGTGGGGAGAGGTGAAATTATCTTCAATCGTGTCTCCTTTCACTATCAGCCAGAGCGGCCGATTTTAAAGCAGATTAGTCTGCGGGTAGAGCCCGGTAAAAAGGTCGCAGTCGTTGGTCATAGTGGTTCGGGTAAATCGACTTTAGCGCGGCTGCTCTACCGCTTCTACGACATTCAGCAGGGGGAGATTACTATCAATGGCACCGATATCCGTCGAGTGACTCAGGAGAGTCTGCGGCGGGTCATCGGCATCGTCCCGCAAGATACGGTGCTGTTTAACGACACCATCGCCTACAATATCGGCTACGCTAACCCCGAGGCCGAGAGGGAGGCGATTATCGCAGCGGCTAAAGCGGCCGATATCGATAACTTTATCACCTCCTTGCCCGATGGCTATGAGACCATGGTAGGTGAGCGGGGGCTGAAGCTCTCTGGCGGCGAGAAGCAGCGCATCGCTATCGCCAGAGCCATCTTAAAGCGGCCACAAATCCTGATTTTTGACGAGGCGACCTCCTCACTCGACTCCCGCTCCGAGCAGAGCATCCTCCACTCACTGCGCCAGCTTGCAAGTCACCATGCGACTCTAGTCATTGCCCACCGCCTCTCCACTATTGTTGATGCCGATGAGATTTTGGTGATGTCTCAGGGGGAGATTATCGAGCGGGGTAGCCATGCCGAGCTGTTAGGGTATCATGGCCACTACGCTGGGTTGTGGCAGTTGCAGCGACAGCAGGCGGAGAAGAGTTAA
- a CDS encoding PAS domain-containing sensor histidine kinase, with protein MEDSPITTTATNRIERLLTEPYRLFQALGVAGAGLFSLDIVSGDYHCDDNCRRLLGVEAKQSLNYSLWRELIVELDREEVIHAFERQLELQEEQFDFQYRIHHPRGERWISMFGTFYRNAIGEAICYEGVLQDVTSQRMAEEALKRHQKRFRTLVDSSPDIIWECDEQLHISYITPRIHSLTGYSVNEVMGRPFYELATVAEQQALKVVLQTYSAELATITGLTNHLQSKRDNLVVVQTNAVPIFDSNGAFGGFYGVSREISDRLELNRMRYEKDLALGNSEIKALFMLNTSHELRNTMHAIISFSSLGQRRAESAPPQKLRRYFDNINQSSVRLLQFINDIHELAELEGAQAQINLTPLQVDRLIEQEWNRLLPQMAQQGGGVSLVMADNLPLMQGDEGRLQQLLQLLLTRVVRQHLATVRLTVERGDGVLLMSLAYPSEPLSDEQLSHLFDLNRFGTQTDNIDLDLPICRAIVQRHRGKIWAENCREGEVVLRVQLPFHQTL; from the coding sequence GTGGAGGATAGCCCCATTACCACCACGGCAACAAACCGTATTGAGAGGCTGTTAACCGAACCATACCGGCTGTTTCAGGCGCTAGGTGTGGCCGGTGCCGGGCTCTTTTCGCTCGATATCGTCTCTGGCGACTACCACTGTGACGATAATTGTCGTCGCCTGTTAGGCGTCGAAGCTAAACAGTCGCTTAACTATTCGCTTTGGCGAGAGTTAATTGTTGAGCTCGACCGAGAGGAGGTGATCCACGCCTTCGAGCGCCAGCTTGAGCTACAGGAGGAGCAGTTCGATTTTCAGTATCGCATTCACCACCCGCGAGGGGAGCGCTGGATATCAATGTTTGGCACTTTTTACCGTAATGCGATAGGGGAGGCGATCTGCTACGAGGGAGTGTTGCAGGATGTGACCTCACAGCGGATGGCAGAGGAGGCACTAAAACGGCACCAAAAACGCTTTCGTACTCTAGTCGATAGCTCGCCCGATATTATCTGGGAGTGCGATGAGCAGCTACATATCAGCTATATCACCCCCCGTATTCACTCCCTGACCGGCTACAGTGTTAACGAGGTGATGGGGCGGCCGTTCTATGAGCTAGCGACCGTCGCTGAGCAGCAGGCACTGAAGGTTGTGTTGCAGACATATTCCGCCGAGTTGGCCACTATCACAGGACTGACTAACCATCTGCAATCGAAAAGAGACAATCTGGTCGTAGTGCAGACCAATGCCGTACCGATTTTCGATAGTAACGGCGCTTTTGGCGGTTTTTATGGCGTATCGCGCGAGATTAGCGACCGTTTAGAGCTTAACCGTATGCGGTACGAAAAAGATTTAGCCCTAGGTAACAGCGAAATTAAGGCGCTTTTTATGCTAAATACCTCCCACGAGCTGCGCAATACCATGCATGCAATCATTAGCTTCTCCAGCCTTGGACAGCGGCGGGCAGAGAGTGCGCCGCCACAGAAGTTGCGCCGCTACTTCGACAATATTAACCAAAGCAGCGTTAGACTATTGCAGTTTATTAACGATATCCATGAGTTAGCTGAGCTGGAAGGGGCACAAGCACAGATTAATTTAACGCCACTTCAAGTGGATAGATTAATAGAGCAGGAGTGGAATCGGTTGCTACCGCAGATGGCACAACAGGGGGGGGGCGTCTCGCTAGTGATGGCCGACAATTTACCGTTAATGCAGGGGGATGAGGGGCGGTTACAGCAGCTATTGCAGTTGTTGCTCACGAGGGTAGTGCGACAGCACCTCGCTACCGTTAGGCTAACTGTTGAGCGGGGCGATGGAGTGCTATTAATGAGCCTCGCCTACCCTTCCGAACCGTTGAGCGATGAGCAGCTAAGCCATCTATTCGACTTGAACCGTTTTGGCACCCAAACGGACAACATCGATCTGGATCTGCCGATCTGTCGCGCCATTGTGCAGCGCCATCGGGGTAAAATATGGGCCGAAAACTGTCGTGAGGGTGAGGTGGTGCTGCGGGTGCAGTTACCCTTCCACCAGACGCTGTAG
- a CDS encoding HAD family hydrolase → MTEKRITTVLFDLDGTVVDTAPDLTAALNRVLAQHQKPPLPLEEVRPHASDGTVALVKLGFGYHRDDPRFEPLREEILASYRDHIADHSTLFLGMGELLLQLQQQQLRLGIVTNKPTALTLPLLQQLQLTSLWGTIVCGDTLPQSKPDPAPLLYACHQLRTEAEATLYVGDAPRDIDAGNRAGMTTIAAAWGYLTSPEQCRHWGASATIHHPGELLALI, encoded by the coding sequence TTGACTGAGAAGAGAATTACCACTGTGCTATTCGATCTTGACGGCACTGTTGTCGATACCGCGCCCGATCTGACCGCCGCACTGAATCGGGTGTTAGCACAGCACCAAAAGCCCCCTCTGCCACTAGAGGAGGTTCGTCCGCACGCCTCGGATGGCACGGTAGCCCTAGTTAAGCTCGGTTTTGGCTACCACCGCGACGATCCTCGCTTCGAACCACTTCGAGAGGAGATATTGGCCAGTTATCGCGACCATATCGCCGATCACTCCACCCTATTTCTCGGCATGGGCGAGCTGCTGCTGCAACTACAGCAACAGCAGCTTAGGCTCGGCATCGTTACCAATAAACCGACCGCACTCACCCTGCCACTACTACAGCAGCTACAACTAACCTCGCTATGGGGTACCATCGTCTGTGGTGATACTCTACCACAGAGCAAACCCGATCCGGCCCCCCTGCTCTACGCCTGCCACCAACTTCGGACCGAAGCTGAGGCCACCCTCTATGTAGGCGATGCCCCTCGCGATATCGACGCTGGCAACCGCGCCGGCATGACGACCATCGCCGCAGCGTGGGGCTATCTCACCTCGCCGGAGCAGTGCCGCCACTGGGGGGCCTCTGCCACGATTCACCACCCGGGAGAGTTATTGGCGCTTATTTAA